From a single Kitasatospora azatica KCTC 9699 genomic region:
- a CDS encoding DoxX family protein, with product MFVSLAVVTVFMSAVLLVSAGAKSLRTRHITEQMSTLGVPQGMMAFLIGAQIAGAAGAIAGLWWGSVGIAAAIGLTLYFAGAVASHLRVGDRKGAPPAVLLTLASIALIALRAATL from the coding sequence GTGTTCGTCTCCCTTGCCGTCGTCACTGTGTTCATGTCGGCCGTTCTCCTGGTATCGGCCGGAGCCAAGTCCCTGCGGACGCGGCACATCACCGAGCAGATGTCCACCCTCGGAGTGCCGCAGGGCATGATGGCTTTCCTGATCGGCGCTCAGATCGCGGGCGCGGCCGGTGCGATCGCCGGACTCTGGTGGGGATCCGTCGGAATCGCCGCCGCGATCGGCCTGACGCTCTATTTCGCCGGGGCGGTCGCCTCCCACCTGCGCGTCGGCGACCGCAAGGGCGCGCCTCCGGCGGTGCTCCTCACCCTGGCCTCCATCGCCCTGATCGCACTGCGCGCCGCCACCCTCTGA
- a CDS encoding winged helix-turn-helix transcriptional regulator: MSQRPGIAFLADCPALLAMEIIASKWSMVTLFALTDGPLRHGELVELSGGISRKVLTQTLRRLQANGLVERHAYAEAPPRVEYSLTDLGRTMEEPIRLLTAWARENGEAVVAFREAADVATTTEADQATPVKILPVDENLNRF, from the coding sequence ATGAGCCAGCGACCCGGAATCGCCTTCCTCGCCGACTGCCCCGCTCTCCTGGCCATGGAGATCATCGCCAGCAAGTGGTCCATGGTCACGCTCTTCGCGCTGACCGACGGCCCGTTGCGCCACGGCGAGCTGGTCGAGCTGAGCGGCGGCATCTCACGCAAGGTACTGACTCAGACGCTGCGCCGGCTCCAGGCCAACGGGCTCGTCGAGCGGCACGCGTATGCCGAGGCGCCGCCGCGGGTGGAATACAGCCTGACCGATCTAGGGCGAACCATGGAGGAGCCCATCAGGTTGCTCACCGCCTGGGCGCGGGAGAACGGCGAGGCGGTCGTCGCCTTCCGGGAAGCAGCCGACGTGGCCACAACCACCGAGGCGGACCAGGCGACCCCGGTGAAGATCCTTCCTGTCGATGAGAACTTGAACCGTTTCTGA
- a CDS encoding DNA polymerase III subunit gamma and tau, producing MSLALYRRYRPETFAEVIGQEHVTAPLQQALRNNRVNHAYLFSGPRGCGKTTSARILARCLNCAQGPTPTPCGECQSCTDLATGGPGSIDVIEIDAASHGGVDDARELRERAFFAPVHSRYKIFILDEAHMVTSAGFNALLKVVEEPPEHLKFIFATTEPEKVIGTIRSRTHHYPFRLVPPGTLRDYLTEVCGREGIQVEESVFPLVVRAGAGSVRDSMSVMDQLLAGAGEGGVTYQMATALLGYTDSALLDEVVDAFAAQDGATVFQVIDRVVEGGHDPRRFVTDLLERLRDLVILATVPDAGEKGLIDAPADRVAVMQAQADRFGAAELSRAADIVNTGLTEMRGNAAPRLQLELICARVMLPGAYADELSLMARVDKLERRGAVMVGQEGAAVVPMAAPQMPQVQQMQPVQQMPQGQPVPQPQQVQNVQQAPPRPPRPRPPRRPAPLPGPGRSRGASPPPRRPRPPPLRPPRPRRNPLPGRAPPPPLPPLPLPPPRPCRARRTAAAGRGPGASALAAGAGGGEEPSPLHLDPAQPERPGGRLRRQHAAGLVHQCRRPGQLRQQQQRRRAAPGPCGRARRGLAGRLHRRPVGWHRAAPAGGWWRRCRWLGRRRRAAGPASGGTRRDRDGRRRSPPPGARRLPVGVPGGPELPGIARTEPARARADGHRPGEPGCAHRAPATPAGTGGRVPARRLLGGRLLGR from the coding sequence GTGTCCCTAGCCCTGTACCGCCGCTATCGCCCCGAGACTTTCGCCGAGGTCATCGGGCAGGAGCACGTGACCGCTCCGCTCCAGCAGGCCCTGCGCAACAACAGGGTCAACCACGCCTACCTGTTCAGCGGCCCGCGCGGGTGCGGGAAGACGACCAGTGCGCGGATCCTCGCGCGGTGTCTGAACTGTGCGCAGGGTCCGACGCCGACTCCCTGCGGGGAGTGCCAGAGCTGCACCGACCTGGCGACCGGCGGCCCGGGCTCGATCGACGTGATCGAGATCGACGCCGCTTCGCACGGTGGTGTGGACGACGCGCGTGAGCTGCGCGAGCGGGCGTTCTTCGCGCCGGTGCACAGCCGGTACAAGATCTTCATCCTGGACGAGGCGCACATGGTGACCTCGGCCGGCTTCAACGCGCTGCTCAAGGTGGTGGAGGAGCCGCCGGAGCACCTGAAGTTCATCTTCGCCACCACCGAGCCGGAGAAGGTGATCGGGACGATCCGGTCCCGGACCCACCACTACCCGTTCCGGCTGGTCCCGCCGGGGACGCTGCGGGACTACCTGACCGAGGTGTGCGGGCGCGAGGGCATCCAGGTCGAGGAGTCGGTGTTCCCGCTGGTGGTCCGGGCCGGCGCCGGGTCGGTGCGTGACTCGATGTCGGTGATGGACCAGCTGCTGGCCGGCGCCGGCGAGGGCGGCGTCACGTACCAGATGGCCACCGCGCTGCTCGGCTACACCGACTCCGCGCTGCTGGACGAGGTGGTGGACGCCTTCGCCGCGCAGGACGGGGCGACGGTGTTCCAGGTGATCGACCGGGTGGTCGAGGGCGGGCACGATCCGCGGCGCTTCGTGACGGACCTGCTGGAGCGGCTGCGTGACCTGGTGATCCTGGCCACAGTGCCGGACGCGGGGGAGAAGGGGCTGATCGACGCACCGGCGGACCGGGTCGCGGTGATGCAGGCGCAGGCCGACCGGTTCGGGGCGGCGGAGCTGAGCCGGGCCGCCGACATCGTCAACACCGGGTTGACGGAGATGCGGGGTAACGCGGCACCGCGACTGCAGTTGGAGCTGATCTGCGCCCGGGTGATGCTGCCGGGCGCGTACGCGGACGAGCTGTCGCTGATGGCGCGGGTGGACAAGCTGGAGCGTCGCGGCGCGGTGATGGTGGGTCAGGAGGGCGCCGCAGTCGTCCCGATGGCCGCACCTCAGATGCCGCAGGTCCAGCAGATGCAGCCGGTCCAGCAGATGCCGCAGGGCCAGCCGGTGCCGCAGCCGCAGCAGGTACAGAACGTGCAGCAGGCGCCCCCGCGCCCGCCCCGGCCGCGCCCGCCCCGCCGGCCGGCCCCGCTCCCGGGGCCTGGCCGATCCCGCGGAGCTTCCCCGCCCCCGCGGCGGCCGCGCCCACCCCCGCTGCGCCCGCCCCGCCCGCGCCGGAACCCGCTCCCCGGCCGAGCGCCCCCGCCGCCGCTGCCCCCGCTCCCGTTGCCCCCGCCCCGCCCCTGCCGCGCCCGCCGCACAGCAGCAGCAGGGCGCGGCCCAGGTGCGTCAGCTCTGGCCGCAGGTGCTGGAGGCGGTGAAGAACCGTCGCCGCTTCACCTGGATCCTGCTCAGCCAGAACGGCCAGGTGGCCGGCTTCGACGGCAGCACGCTGCAGGTCTCGTTCATCAATGCCGGCGCCCGGGACAGCTTCGTCAGCAGCAACAGCGACGACGTGCTGCGCCAGGCCCTTGCGGACGCGCTCGGCGTGGACTGGCGGGTCGACTGCATCGTCGACCCGTCGGGTGGCACCGCGCCGCCCCCGCAGGCGGGTGGTGGCGGCGGTGCCGGTGGTTGGGGAGGCGGCGGCGCGCCGCAGGCCCCGCGTCCGGCGGCACCCGCCGCGACCGCGACGGCCGTCGGCGGTCACCACCCCCAGGCGCCAGGCGGCTACCCGTCGGCGTCCCCGGCGGCCCCGAGCTCCCCGGCATCGCCCGTACCGAGCCCGCCCGCGCCCGCGCGGACGGCCACCGCCCCGGCGAGCCCGGCTGCGCCCACCGCGCCCCCGCCACCCCCGCCGGCACCGGAGGACGAGTACCCGCCCGACGACTACTCGGCGGACGACTACTCGGCCGCTGA
- a CDS encoding YbaB/EbfC family nucleoid-associated protein codes for MFPGGGQPNMQQLLKQAQKMQQDLAQAQQELADARLTGSAGGGLVEATVTGSGELTALTIAPAAVDPDDTETLADLVLAAVRDATAAAQKLQAERMGPLTQGLGGGIPGLPF; via the coding sequence GTGTTCCCTGGTGGTGGCCAGCCCAACATGCAGCAGTTGCTGAAGCAGGCACAGAAGATGCAGCAGGACCTCGCCCAGGCTCAGCAGGAGCTCGCTGACGCGCGGCTCACCGGCTCGGCGGGCGGTGGCCTGGTCGAGGCGACGGTGACCGGCAGTGGTGAGCTCACCGCGCTGACCATCGCCCCGGCGGCGGTCGACCCGGACGACACGGAGACCCTGGCGGACCTGGTGCTGGCGGCGGTCCGCGACGCCACCGCCGCCGCGCAGAAGTTGCAGGCCGAGCGGATGGGCCCGCTGACCCAGGGTCTCGGCGGCGGCATCCCCGGCCTGCCCTTCTGA
- the recR gene encoding recombination mediator RecR, whose translation MYEGVVQDLIDELGRLPGVGPKSAQRIAFHILQSDPVDVRRLAHALLEVKEKVRFCAVCGNVAESERCRVCLDPRRDLTVICVVEEPKDVVAIERTREFRGRYHVLGGAISPIEGVGPDDLRIRELLARLADGSVGELILATDPNLEGEATATYLARLCKPMGLKVTRLASGLPVGGDLEYADEVTLGRAFEGRRLLDV comes from the coding sequence GTGTACGAGGGCGTGGTTCAGGACCTGATCGACGAGTTGGGCAGGCTGCCCGGCGTCGGGCCCAAGAGCGCGCAGCGGATCGCCTTCCACATCCTGCAGTCCGACCCGGTGGACGTGCGCCGCCTGGCGCACGCGCTGCTGGAGGTCAAGGAGAAGGTCCGGTTCTGCGCGGTCTGCGGCAATGTCGCCGAGTCGGAGCGCTGCCGGGTCTGCCTGGATCCGCGCCGCGACCTCACGGTGATCTGCGTGGTCGAGGAGCCCAAGGACGTGGTGGCGATCGAGCGGACCCGCGAGTTCCGCGGCCGCTACCACGTGCTGGGCGGGGCGATCAGCCCGATCGAGGGCGTCGGCCCGGACGATCTGCGGATCCGCGAGCTGCTGGCCCGCCTGGCGGACGGCAGTGTCGGCGAGCTGATCCTCGCCACAGACCCCAACCTGGAAGGGGAGGCGACCGCCACCTATCTGGCCAGGCTGTGCAAGCCGATGGGCCTGAAGGTGACTCGGCTGGCGAGCGGCCTGCCCGTCGGCGGAGACCTTGAGTACGCCGACGAGGTCACCCTCGGCCGGGCCTTCGAAGGGAGACGACTGCTCGATGTCTGA
- a CDS encoding DUF5063 domain-containing protein codes for MSDKSAHQAVHSQEPDDFAVQIADSVKSFVVAVTEIAKGDEPGSAISLLLLEVSQLLLAGGRLGAVEDVLPEDRFEPDAGPEPDGVELRERLAELLAPIDVYHEVFDPYGPPEKPSAFRISDDLAGVVSDLRHGLTHYDEGRVSEALWWWQFSYLSTWGSSCTAVLRALQSLIAHVRLDSPIGAVPDGADTDDDGLTDEQLEQQAGDLMAAELGL; via the coding sequence ATGTCTGACAAGAGCGCGCACCAGGCGGTGCACAGCCAGGAGCCGGACGACTTCGCGGTGCAGATCGCGGACTCGGTCAAGAGCTTCGTGGTCGCCGTGACCGAGATCGCCAAGGGCGACGAGCCGGGCAGCGCGATCTCGCTGCTGTTGCTGGAGGTCTCCCAGCTGTTGCTGGCCGGCGGTCGGCTCGGCGCGGTCGAGGACGTGCTGCCCGAGGACCGGTTCGAGCCGGACGCCGGGCCCGAGCCGGACGGCGTGGAGCTGCGCGAGCGGCTCGCCGAGCTGCTCGCCCCGATCGACGTCTACCACGAGGTCTTCGACCCGTACGGGCCGCCGGAGAAGCCGAGCGCGTTCCGGATCTCGGACGACCTGGCGGGCGTGGTGAGCGACCTGCGGCACGGGCTGACCCACTACGACGAGGGCCGGGTCAGCGAGGCGCTCTGGTGGTGGCAGTTCTCCTACCTCTCCACCTGGGGTTCGAGCTGCACGGCGGTGCTGCGCGCGCTGCAGTCGCTGATCGCGCACGTCCGGCTGGACAGCCCGATCGGCGCGGTGCCGGACGGGGCGGACACGGACGACGACGGGCTGACCGACGAGCAGCTGGAGCAGCAGGCCGGCGACCTGATGGCGGCGGAACTGGGGCTCTGA
- a CDS encoding aspartate kinase, translating to MGLVVQKYGGSSVADAEGIKRVARRIVDTKKAGHEVVVVVSAMGDTTDELIELAEQVSPIPAGREFDMLLTAGERISMALLAMAIKALGHEAQSFTGSQAGVITDQVHNKARIIDVTPGRIRSALDEGNIAIVAGFQGVSQVSKDITTLGRGGSDTTAVALAAALKAEVCEIYTDVDGVFSADPRVVKKARKIDWIAYEDMLELASSGSKVLLDRCVEYARRYSIPIHVRSSFSGLPGTIVSNNNPNKPEGGEMEQAIISGVAHDTSEAKVTVVGVPDKPGEAARIFRAIADAEVNIDMVVQNVSAASTGLTDISFTLPKTEGQKAIDALGRVKEGIGFESLRYDDAIGKISLVGAGMRSNPGVTATFFEALSEAGVNIELISTSEIRISVVTRGDDVPEAVRAVHSAFGLDSDSDEAVVYGGTGR from the coding sequence GTGGGCCTTGTCGTGCAGAAGTACGGCGGCTCATCCGTTGCGGATGCCGAGGGCATCAAGCGCGTAGCCCGTCGAATTGTCGACACCAAGAAGGCCGGCCATGAGGTCGTCGTCGTGGTGTCCGCGATGGGCGACACGACGGACGAGCTCATCGAACTCGCGGAGCAGGTTTCCCCCATTCCTGCCGGTCGTGAGTTCGACATGCTGCTGACCGCTGGAGAGCGGATCTCCATGGCCCTGCTGGCGATGGCGATCAAAGCGCTGGGTCACGAGGCCCAGTCCTTCACGGGCAGCCAGGCCGGTGTGATCACCGACCAGGTCCACAACAAGGCGCGCATCATCGACGTCACGCCCGGCCGGATCCGCTCCGCCCTGGACGAGGGCAACATCGCGATCGTGGCCGGCTTCCAGGGCGTCTCCCAGGTGAGCAAGGACATCACTACCCTGGGTCGTGGCGGCTCCGACACCACCGCGGTCGCGCTGGCCGCCGCACTCAAGGCCGAGGTCTGCGAGATCTACACCGACGTGGACGGCGTCTTCAGCGCCGACCCGCGGGTGGTGAAGAAGGCCCGCAAGATCGACTGGATCGCCTACGAGGACATGCTGGAGCTGGCCTCCTCGGGCTCCAAGGTGCTGCTGGACCGCTGTGTGGAGTACGCGCGGCGTTACAGCATCCCGATCCACGTACGATCGTCGTTCTCCGGTCTGCCGGGGACCATCGTCAGCAACAACAACCCGAACAAGCCCGAAGGGGGCGAGATGGAGCAGGCCATCATCTCCGGAGTCGCCCACGACACGTCCGAGGCGAAGGTCACGGTCGTCGGGGTGCCGGACAAGCCGGGCGAGGCCGCCCGGATCTTCCGCGCCATCGCGGACGCCGAGGTCAACATCGACATGGTGGTGCAGAACGTCTCCGCCGCGTCCACCGGCCTGACCGACATCTCCTTCACGCTGCCGAAGACCGAGGGCCAGAAGGCCATCGACGCGCTCGGCCGGGTCAAGGAGGGCATCGGCTTCGAGTCGCTGCGCTACGACGACGCGATCGGCAAGATCTCGCTGGTCGGCGCCGGCATGCGGTCCAACCCGGGAGTCACCGCGACCTTCTTCGAGGCGCTCTCCGAGGCGGGCGTCAACATCGAGCTGATCTCCACCTCGGAGATCCGGATCTCGGTGGTCACCCGTGGTGACGACGTTCCGGAGGCGGTGCGCGCCGTGCACAGCGCCTTCGGTCTGGACAGCGACAGTGACGAGGCCGTGGTCTACGGCGGGACCGGGCGATGA
- a CDS encoding aspartate-semialdehyde dehydrogenase: MTSPRRPNLAVVGATGAVGTVMLGILSARQDVWGEIRLIASARSAGRKLTVRGQQVEVVALTEEAFEGIDVAMFDVPDEVSAQWAPIAAAKGAVVVDNSGAFRMDEDVPLVVPEVNAAAARIRPRGIIANPNCTTLSMIVALGALHSEYGLSELVVASYQAASGAGQPGIDALREQTAKVAGTGVGEQAGDLRALISDTGPFPAPLALNAVPWAGSLKEDGWSSEELKVRNESRKILGLPNLRVSATCVRIPVVTTHSLAVHAVFEREVTQLGAQEILAQAPGVVLYDNPAAGEFPTPNDVVGTDPTWVGRVRRSIDDPNALDLFLCGDNLRKGAALNTAQIAEVVAAELTA, from the coding sequence ATGACTTCGCCCCGGCGGCCGAACCTCGCGGTCGTCGGTGCCACCGGCGCCGTCGGCACCGTGATGCTGGGCATCCTCTCGGCCCGGCAGGACGTCTGGGGCGAGATCCGGCTGATCGCCTCGGCCCGTTCGGCCGGTCGCAAGCTGACCGTGCGCGGGCAGCAGGTCGAGGTGGTCGCGCTGACCGAGGAGGCCTTCGAGGGCATCGACGTCGCGATGTTCGACGTGCCCGACGAGGTCTCCGCCCAGTGGGCGCCGATCGCGGCCGCCAAGGGTGCGGTGGTGGTCGACAACTCCGGCGCGTTCCGGATGGACGAGGACGTGCCGCTGGTGGTCCCCGAGGTCAACGCGGCCGCGGCCCGGATCCGTCCGCGCGGGATCATCGCCAACCCGAACTGCACCACGCTCTCGATGATCGTCGCGCTGGGTGCGCTGCACTCGGAGTACGGGCTCAGCGAACTGGTGGTCGCCTCCTACCAGGCGGCCTCCGGCGCCGGGCAGCCCGGCATCGACGCGCTACGCGAGCAGACCGCCAAGGTGGCCGGCACCGGGGTCGGCGAGCAGGCCGGCGACCTGCGCGCGCTGATCAGTGACACCGGCCCGTTCCCGGCGCCGCTGGCACTGAACGCGGTGCCGTGGGCGGGCTCGCTCAAGGAGGACGGCTGGTCCTCCGAGGAGCTCAAGGTGCGCAACGAGAGCCGCAAGATCCTCGGCCTGCCGAACCTGCGGGTCTCCGCGACCTGTGTGCGGATCCCGGTGGTCACCACCCACTCGCTGGCCGTGCACGCGGTCTTCGAGCGCGAGGTCACCCAGCTGGGGGCGCAGGAGATCCTGGCCCAGGCGCCCGGCGTGGTGCTCTACGACAACCCGGCGGCCGGTGAGTTCCCGACGCCGAACGACGTGGTCGGTACCGATCCCACCTGGGTCGGCCGGGTGCGCCGCTCGATCGACGACCCCAATGCGCTGGACCTGTTCCTGTGCGGCGACAACCTGCGCAAGGGCGCGGCGCTGAACACCGCTCAGATCGCCGAGGTTGTGGCGGCGGAACTGACCGCCTGA
- a CDS encoding SigE family RNA polymerase sigma factor — protein sequence MTTAATETAGASVDLLTTTYQAHYRSLLRLAALLLDDQSSCEDVVQEAFIRVHSARRRVREPEKILAYLRQTVVNLSRSTLRRRILGLRLLPKPMPDMASAEEGAYDALERDQLKTALQSLQRRQREVLVLRYYADMTEAQVAELLGVSVGAVKAYGSRGLAALRVLMESGHD from the coding sequence ATGACCACTGCGGCCACCGAGACGGCCGGCGCCAGCGTCGACCTGCTGACCACGACCTACCAGGCCCACTACCGCTCACTGCTGCGGCTGGCCGCGCTGCTGCTGGACGACCAGTCCAGCTGCGAGGACGTGGTGCAGGAGGCGTTCATCCGGGTGCACTCGGCGCGGCGGCGGGTCCGTGAGCCGGAGAAGATCCTGGCGTACCTGCGGCAGACCGTGGTCAACCTCTCGCGCAGCACGCTGCGTCGGCGGATCCTCGGCCTGCGGCTGCTGCCCAAGCCCATGCCTGACATGGCCAGCGCAGAAGAGGGCGCCTACGATGCTCTCGAACGTGATCAGCTGAAAACGGCTTTGCAAAGTTTGCAAAGGCGACAGCGCGAGGTTCTGGTGCTGCGCTACTACGCCGATATGACAGAAGCTCAGGTCGCTGAGCTGCTCGGGGTCTCGGTGGGCGCGGTGAAGGCATACGGTTCGCGCGGCCTGGCGGCCCTTCGGGTGTTGATGGAGAGCGGTCATGACTGA
- a CDS encoding SURF1 family protein — translation MYRFLLTPRWLGSTVLAVAAIAACLWLGSWQLGRFEARVGTHRTAAAPAASGQAGAGQAGAGQASAGQVGAGQAGAGRASALDSVLTGPDAKVSTSTVGRTVTATGSYDSAHQLLVPNRTVDGRSGYYVLTPLRTADGRAVTVVRGWSAGAPGGAQPPAPPAGEVTVTGRLQAPETSGSDGAVAGGLPAGQLGTISPATLVNLLPYPTYDGWVAADAVPAGLTAVPTAQPAGGDGLTARAFQNLGYTLEWFVFAGFVGFMWFRLARREAEAAQDRALGLDPVLD, via the coding sequence GTGTACCGATTCCTCCTGACTCCGCGATGGCTCGGCAGCACCGTCCTCGCGGTGGCTGCCATCGCCGCCTGCCTCTGGCTGGGCTCCTGGCAGCTGGGTCGGTTCGAGGCCCGGGTCGGTACCCACCGCACCGCCGCCGCGCCGGCCGCCAGCGGTCAGGCCGGTGCGGGGCAGGCCGGTGCGGGGCAGGCCAGTGCAGGGCAGGTCGGGGCAGGTCAGGCCGGTGCAGGCCGGGCCAGTGCGCTGGACTCGGTGCTGACCGGTCCGGACGCCAAGGTCAGCACCAGCACGGTGGGTCGCACGGTGACCGCCACAGGCAGCTACGACAGCGCCCATCAGCTGCTGGTCCCGAACCGCACGGTGGACGGCCGCTCGGGCTACTACGTGCTCACGCCGCTGCGCACCGCCGACGGCCGCGCCGTCACCGTGGTGCGCGGCTGGTCGGCCGGCGCGCCCGGCGGCGCCCAGCCGCCCGCGCCGCCCGCCGGTGAGGTCACGGTCACCGGCCGCCTGCAGGCGCCGGAGACCAGCGGCAGCGACGGTGCGGTGGCCGGCGGGCTGCCGGCCGGGCAGCTGGGCACGATCAGCCCCGCCACCCTGGTCAACCTGCTGCCGTACCCGACCTACGACGGCTGGGTGGCCGCCGACGCCGTACCGGCCGGGCTCACCGCCGTGCCGACCGCGCAGCCGGCCGGCGGCGACGGCCTGACCGCCCGGGCCTTCCAGAACCTCGGCTACACCCTGGAGTGGTTCGTCTTCGCGGGCTTCGTCGGCTTCATGTGGTTCCGGCTGGCCCGCCGCGAGGCCGAGGCCGCCCAGGACCGGGCGCTGGGACTGGACCCGGTCCTGGACTAG
- a CDS encoding S9 family peptidase, which produces MSSEKNDVPAWEQRFRAARVSLPDWADDAPQRSLYVSNATGTYEVYAWDRSAGTHRQVTDRPHGTTDAALSPDGAWVWWFDDTDGDEFGVWRRQPFAGGPDEEAVPGLAPSYEAGLALGRDGTVVVGRSTDEDGTTLHLLRPGAAAPVEIYRHAEYGGVGDLSHDSTLLAIDHTEHGDAMHSAIRVVRTEDGTTVAELDEVTGRQDPRGLACLGFAPVAGDSRLLVAHQRRGHWEPMLWDPLTGEETELVLRTEDDRALPGDVSAQWRPEAKSLLVEHEFEARSELFSYDLATGVLTRLDTPRGTVAGATARPDGTVEFLWSSAAEPSAVRSTAGDVVLRAPGAVPPGSVPVTDVWVDGPGGRVHALVQRPAGEGPFPTVFEVHGGPTHHDSDSFAAGPAAWLDHGFAVVRVNYRGSTGYGQAWTDALRERVGLIELEDIGAVRDWAVASGLADPAKLVLSGGSWGGYLTLLGLGVQPESWSLGLAAVPVADYLTAYADEMEALKSLDRTLFGGTPEEVPERWAASSPLSYVERVRVPVYISAGVNDPRCPIRQIENYVTRLEQLGAPHEVYRYDAGHGSLVVDERIKQLRLEIDFAMRHLKS; this is translated from the coding sequence ATGAGTAGCGAGAAGAACGACGTGCCCGCCTGGGAGCAGCGCTTCCGGGCGGCACGGGTGTCACTTCCTGACTGGGCGGACGACGCCCCGCAGCGGTCGCTGTACGTCTCCAACGCGACCGGCACATACGAGGTCTATGCCTGGGACCGGTCGGCCGGCACCCACCGCCAGGTCACCGACCGACCGCACGGCACCACCGACGCGGCCCTGTCCCCCGACGGCGCCTGGGTCTGGTGGTTCGACGACACCGACGGCGACGAGTTCGGCGTCTGGCGCCGCCAGCCCTTCGCGGGCGGCCCGGACGAGGAGGCCGTGCCCGGCCTGGCCCCGTCCTACGAGGCGGGCCTGGCGCTGGGCCGGGACGGCACCGTGGTGGTCGGCCGCTCCACCGACGAGGACGGCACCACCCTGCACCTGCTGCGCCCGGGCGCGGCGGCGCCGGTGGAGATCTACCGGCACGCCGAGTACGGCGGTGTCGGCGACCTCTCCCACGACTCCACCCTGCTGGCCATCGACCACACCGAGCACGGCGACGCGATGCACTCGGCGATCCGGGTGGTGCGCACCGAGGACGGCACCACGGTGGCCGAGCTGGACGAGGTGACGGGCCGTCAGGATCCGCGCGGGCTGGCCTGCCTGGGCTTCGCCCCGGTCGCCGGCGACAGTCGGCTGCTGGTCGCCCACCAGCGCCGCGGCCACTGGGAGCCGATGCTCTGGGACCCGCTGACCGGCGAGGAGACCGAGCTGGTGCTGCGCACCGAGGACGACCGGGCGCTGCCCGGGGACGTCTCCGCGCAGTGGCGCCCGGAGGCCAAGTCGCTGCTGGTGGAGCACGAGTTCGAGGCCCGCAGCGAGCTGTTCTCGTACGACCTGGCCACCGGCGTGCTGACCCGCCTGGACACCCCGCGCGGCACGGTGGCCGGGGCCACCGCCCGCCCGGACGGCACGGTGGAGTTCCTCTGGTCCTCGGCCGCCGAGCCCTCGGCGGTCCGCTCGACCGCCGGTGACGTGGTGCTGCGGGCGCCCGGCGCGGTGCCGCCCGGTTCGGTGCCGGTGACGGACGTCTGGGTGGACGGGCCGGGCGGACGGGTGCACGCGCTGGTCCAGCGCCCGGCGGGCGAGGGCCCGTTCCCGACCGTCTTCGAGGTGCACGGTGGGCCGACCCACCACGACAGCGACTCCTTCGCCGCCGGGCCGGCCGCCTGGCTGGACCACGGCTTCGCGGTGGTCCGGGTCAACTACCGCGGCTCCACCGGCTACGGCCAGGCCTGGACCGACGCGCTGCGCGAGCGGGTCGGCCTGATCGAGCTGGAGGACATCGGCGCGGTGCGGGACTGGGCGGTGGCCTCCGGCCTGGCCGACCCGGCCAAACTGGTGCTCTCCGGCGGCTCCTGGGGCGGCTACCTGACCCTGCTCGGCCTGGGCGTCCAGCCCGAGTCCTGGTCGCTGGGCCTGGCGGCGGTGCCGGTGGCCGACTACCTGACCGCCTACGCGGACGAGATGGAGGCGCTCAAGTCGCTGGACCGCACACTGTTCGGCGGCACGCCCGAGGAGGTGCCCGAGCGGTGGGCCGCCTCCTCGCCGCTGAGCTACGTCGAGCGGGTCCGGGTGCCGGTGTACATCAGTGCCGGGGTCAACGACCCGCGCTGCCCGATCCGGCAGATCGAGAACTACGTGACCCGGCTCGAGCAGCTCGGCGCCCCGCACGAGGTGTACCGGTACGACGCCGGGCACGGCTCGCTGGTGGTGGACGAGCGGATCAAGCAGCTCCGGCTGGAGATCGACTTCGCGATGCGGCACCTGAAGTCGTAG